Below is a window of Rhodamnia argentea isolate NSW1041297 chromosome 11, ASM2092103v1, whole genome shotgun sequence DNA.
TCGGTGGTTTCATAAAGTTCGGATAATCTTCTCAATCTTGGTGCTATCGGTTCATCaacaccatttgaagaagttgacgatgatgaacttggacttgaaaatgatgttggaaAGGAACATGAAGGATTCGATGAGTTGTTTTCTATTTCGACAGAATCACGTCCCATTTCGACGTAATCACTACGAGCGGATTCGACGACTTGTCGATTGTCTTCCCACAAAGCATCTTCATCAAATTTCACATCTCTGCTTACATAAACTTTCAAAGTAACAGGATCAAACAATTTGTAAGCTTTTGATGAGGAATCATACccgataaaaataagcttcttgCTCTTGTCTTCTAGCTTCGATCTTTTCTCGGTCGGTATGTGAGCATACGCAATGCTCTCGAAAATTCTCAAGTGAGAAACCGTAGGTTTTCTCCCCGTCCATGCTTCTTCAGGAGTAACACCATCGAGTCCTTGCGTGGGACATCGATTTTGCGGATAAATTGCACATCCGACAGCTTCGGCCCAAAGCTCCTTcgacaaatttttgcttttcaacatacTACGAACCATGTCGAGAATGGTTCCGTTCTTTCGCTCGcctacaccattttgttgtggggagTACGGCGCCGTTAAGAAACGTCGAATACCATGGTAATCAcagaattgattgaattctcCAGAAGTAAATTCTCCTCCACGATCGGTTCTTAAAGACTTGATAAAATAACCACTCTCCTTTTCgaccattttcttgaagtgcttaAATGTATCAAACActtccgatttttctttcaagaaaaacacccaagtctttcgagtaaaatcatcaataaacgtaACAAAGTATCGATGATTACCGTATGACCGAGGAGTGATCGGACCACATACATCAGAGTGGCTTCTTCGCTCGATACTTCGACTCCTTCGAAAACCGGGTTCGGGAATGCTTGCCAATAACAcacccttcacataattgatcgggatgatcaatatgcggtaagccATACACCATCTTCTTGCGAGAAAGCATATTGAGTCCGCCGAAATTAAGATGGCCGAACCTCAAGTGCCATAGCCACGAAGGATTGTCTACACATGCTTGAAGGCATGTAGACATTTCATCTTTGATGTTTAGGGTGAACATCCTATTCTTCGACATCTTTACATTCGCAATCAACTTATTATTGCGATCTCTCAACATAAGACATAGATTTTTCATCCGGACAGTAAATCCTTTCTCAAGAAGTCGTCCCAAACTCAAAATATTGCTCGACATCTTCGGCACATAATACACGTTAGTAATAAACTGACGTGTTCCATTCTTCAGATGAATTAGAATCATACCTTTCCCTTCGACAAGAATTTGGGAATTATCACCGAACGAGACTTTCCCTTTGACTGTCTCATTCATTTCGACGAATATCTCCTTTCGACCGCACATGTGGTTACTTGCTCCAGTGTCCAAGTACCACgtatcatttttttcatcagcattttctttaaatgcCAGCATAAGAACTTGATCACCATCATTCACCAAGTTCGCCTTTTCATTTGCTGCCGCACTTTCTTTTCGCCAACACTCATAAGCATAATGGCCACATTTATTACAACGATAACATCGAACTTTTGATTTATCATACCGTGCATTTgtgtttcttcctcttccacgAGCACTTCTTTGATTATGAAAGCACTCATTGCTTCGGGCGAAATTTCCTCCGCTTCGTCCACGGCCTCTTCCTTGGAAACCGCCTCTACCGCGTCCTTGTTCACGATCTTGATTGACCCATCGAGTTTGCACAGGGTCACTTCTTTGTCCTTTGTCATCTCGGATAGTCAATCGAGATTGGAGTACTTCCTCCACCGGCTCGGACTTGTTCCTTTTCagtctttcttcatgggcttgtaaCGAACCCATGAGCTCATCGACCGTCATAGAATCGACatcttttgattcctcgataGCAATGACGATGTGGTCGAACTTCTTATCCAATGACCGCAGGATTTTTTCGACAACACGAACATCGGGAACATATTCGCCATTCCTTTTCATCCGATTTACAATAGCTAaaactcttgtgaaataatcagaaatcGACTCAGATTCTTTCATACGAATTACCTCGAATTCGcctctcaaagtttgaagacgaatcttctttgctttctcaacaccttggtgcgtggtttgaagaatctcccatgcctccttggaAGTGGTAGCATTCGAGACTTTTTCGAACATGGAATCATCCAAGGCTTGAAAGATGATTGACAATGCGAGTTGATCTTTCGAACGAGTCTTCTCCAACGCATTCCTCCGAGTTTGAGTCAACGCAACATCTTCATCCGGCTCATCATAGCCATTGTTGACGAGATCCCACACACTATGGGCACCGAGTATGGCTTTCATTCTAGAAGCCCACTTGCCATAGTTTTCTTTGGTGAGGACTGGATACCGAAAATGAAGGTTACTTGTTGATGCCATAATCACGAAACCatgaagctctgataccaatttgttgggagaaatcgaTCGTGGAgcactcaacaagcactcacaaGGGAGctttgttcacacaaggaagaggagacgaaaggtggcttttcaatatactgtattcacaatcgattcacccacattgaaatggttacaagacacccctatttataggtttaaaaCACGACTCTTGATCTACACTAGACACATGAACAGTCATGATGTATatacatagcatttactacgcatcgaaatacaaaaagactcttgaaacactcaactaataaagataggtctcggtacatgcacaagctggtacatgcgtcttggaagttgatatacatgaatttggtttaatttctaacaccAAAGTCTCTAAGGTCATCGAGTTTCGTTTTCACGTACGTCTACACGCTCAAGAGAGGTCTTGGTCGTTTGTCGTTTCTGTCATGTCTGATCTTTAGCCAACGTGAAGGAAAcgtcaattttcgaaattttccttCAACTAAAGAGAAACGATCCTGCAAATACGTAGTGAATTTCCTTAGCAAGCCAAACATTCATGGTGACACCGACCTGactaaaatgaccaaaaataatagtaaaaagacgaaaaataaatgactgTCCCACATATGTTTCTCACTCCTTAGTAATTGCTACCTAGGAAGATTTTGCCTAGCTTAgcataaagaaaagtttgacATGACTAAAAAAATTTGCTCAAGCCGCATACTTCATGCCCTCAACCACGTTCACCAATTTGCATCATCATTTTATCAACCGACTGCTCTTCTTGCTGGCCTGACGAATTTTCCGTTGATCCACCTTCGCACCAAACTCCTCGATTATTTCCCTGGAGCTGAGCGAGTGAGATTGAATGGAAGGGCTTGGCCAACACTAGTTTTGGAGCTAGAAAAGCTTCCGAAACTTGTTTCATCGTGGGCCGTGACTTTGGATCACTACTCAAGCAAGCAAGCGCCAAAGAAACTACTAGAACGATACTTCTTGCGACGGAATTCTCTCTTGGGATTAGCAAGCGCGGGTCCAATATTTGGTGTAGCATAACATCTTCTGTGACGAGTGTCGGCAACATTAAGATGATCTCACCTGGATGCTCACCCATTATTGTTTCCATTGCTACCATTCCAAAGCTATATACGTCGCATTTCTCATTGATGACCAAAGTGTAAGCGAGCTCTAATTTAaggtcaaaaaaatcataattaggTGAGGCTTGAAACCAAGTTTTCAATGTTAGCTAGTGTACTATCAAACGACATATTTGTTAGCATGATGAAGCATCAATGGTGTTGTTAACCACATACATGGGCATATAGAATATAAATCTACCTATGTGCATCTAGTAATAACATTCTAGAAATGTGCAGAGGATTGTTGCTCACCTGGTGCTATATATCCACGAGTACCTGCGATATTTGCAATGAGATTAGATGAGAAATTAGGTTCTACTAGTCTTGCTGTGCCGAAAATCGATAGGAATGCCTGCATTTTGTTGTTGAGCAAAACATTGTTGCTAGATATGTCTCGATGAACAATTGGCCGAGCACAATCATGGTGCATGTAAGACAAAGCATGCGCCATATCCCGGACAATCTGGAGTCTTTTAGACCAGTCTAGGTCCACCGCTTCAACGTCACCTCTCAAAACACAGAATAGACTTCCCCTTTCCATGTACTCATAAATCAAGAACATGCATCGCTTGTGTAAGCAAAAACCATGGAGCTTAATTATGCTTCTATGTCGTACTTCTGTTAAGTGCCTCACTTCATTTCGGAAGCTCTTGTCCAAAGATGGATCCTCTGTTTCAAGACGGTGAAGTTTTTTCAATGCAAAGATTTTCCCATTGGGTAGTTGTGCTCTATAGACACTACCGTATCCACCAGTTCCAATGCAATATTTGATGTCAAAGTCTTCCGTTGCATTGATTATATCTTCATATGCAATTCTCCCATCATAATTCCATATTGACaagaaatctccatttttttctaCTGTCTCTGATTGCATGCTCTTCATTCTACGCCGAAATATGATCAAATTCCCCAAAACCaaacagaaaatgaatgatataACCATCACTGGTATAAGTACCACCATAAGTACAGCCCTCGACTTTCTTTTGGAACCATCAACCCTCGACATTCTTCTCGAACCATCAATCGTTTGCAAACCTTCATTGCCTACGAAAGATCCATAAGGAACATGGGCcagattttttggcatttttcccgTGAGATCATTATACGACAAGTCAATGTAATCTATATGACCAAGAGTCGGAGGGATTGTCCCCCAAAGCATATTGAGACTCAGATCCAGGTGGATCAAACTCTTTAGATTTCCCAATTCGGGAGGGATAGGACCATCGATTCTATTACTATGAATGTCAATTACTTCCAACGTGGTGAGGTATTGGAGACAAAGAGGGAACTCACCAGTTATGTAATTGTGAGACAAGTTGAGGTGCCTGAGCTTTGGGAGTGCACATATTTGAAGGGGAAAGATATTAGTCAAGTAACTATCATGCAGTCCAAGAAAGACCAGATTTGAGAGCAGAGAGAAATCCATGCTGCTGAAATCCCATTCTAAATCGTAGCCATATTGGCCTTGTTGTGTTATGTTTATATTGACAATGCTTCCAGAATCATCGCATGAAATGCCAGGCCACATGCAATGTGCTAAAGAACCGTTGTTTTTAAGGAAGTCAGGCCACCACCCACTGCGACGAAGAGCATTTGCCTCTGTTTCCATGGCAGCATATTCCAAACCTTCATTGCCTTCCAAATTCATATAACCAACGTCGAACAGATTTCTTGGAACTTTTCCCGTGAGATGATTGTACGATAAGTCGATGTAATCCAAGTTGGAAAGCTTTCTGAAATTGGGAACTGAGCCTTGAAGAGAATTTTTCGCAAGATTGAGATAGCCTAACAGTTCCTACCGGACCTTGTGGCTCGTGAACAGAGTGCCTTTGTTGCAGGTAGGCAAATTCAAGATAACATCCTAGTTGTCCAAGAGGTTTTGCATCAGCTCCGGGTTCGcacaagaaaaaagagattCCAAGCCATCTTAAAACTAGACATGCGCAAAGCCTACGACCGTATCGAGTGGGACTTCTTACAAGATTGTCTTCTCTGCATGGGCTTTGATACTCACTGGGTGACTTGCATTATGTCTTGTGTGAGGTCGGTCTCTTACGGCATCAAGTTCAATGGTACTCCTCTTCCTTTTTCACTCCGTCCAGGGGCTTACGACAGGGGGATCCACTCTCCCCCTACTTATTTATCCTTGTATCGAATGTCTTGTCTACTATGTTAACTGCGGCAGTACAGGCAGGAAGCTTCAAAGGTATTCAACTCAACCGCCATTGCCCAAAACTATCACACTTGCTGTTTGCAGACGACTCTATATTCTTCCTAGATGGCACGCTATCAGATTGCCAATGTTTGAATCAGATTCTGAACCAGTATTGTTACGCCTCTGGCCAGGCTATTAACCTCAACAAATCTGGGATTTATTTCAGTAGCGGCTGCCCTCAATCTTTACGGAATACACTTGCGGCGGAGTTGCGAGTACCGGAGTTGAAAAAGACAGGACAGTATCTCGGTCTCCCCTCAGACTGGGGTCAAACCAAGCGCCAGCTTTTCTCATGGATCTTAGCACGAGTTCATCGCAAACTGGAGGGGTGGAAAGAGAAGTTGTTTTCAATgggaggaaaagaaatcttgatcaAGGCTGTGGTCCAGGCGATTCCTCAATATGCAATGACTGTTTTCAAGGTACCTATTTCAGTCTGCCGGGCTATTGAACGAAGAGTTGCAGCTTTTTGGTGGAATAGTAGCGATACCCGAGGACTTCATTGGAGAAATTGGGACATTCTGAAACAACACAAGCAGGAAGGAGGATTGGGCTTTCGGGATCTTCGAGATTTCAACATGGCAATGTTAGGCAAGACAGCTTGGCGTCTTCATGAGCAACCTTCTAGCCTATGGGCTACTATTTTTAAGGGTCTGTATTTCCCTCGAGCTAACTTTTGGGAAGCAAAAAAGGGTGCCAGGCCATCATGGGGATGGCAAAGTGTATTGGCAGGGCGAGATTCCATTGCACCCTTTGTGAGATGGCAAGTAGGAAATGGAGAACGTATTAATGTTCGCTCCCATAGTTGGCTACCTTCTGGCTCTATCGGTGGACAGAAGCAACCAGAAGAGCCCCTGATGGTCGCTGGTTTGATTACTCCATCCTTCCAATGGGATGTACCCTTACTTCGTGCTTGTTTTACACCCCAGATTGTGCAGCATATACTTGCCATCCCGCTTACCCCGTTAATCCCAGAAGATCGCTTGGTATGGGCTCCTGCTACTAGTGGACAGTATTCGGTCAAAACAGCCTACCGTCAGTTTCGTATAGCCTCCACACAACAGTCCATAAAAGATCCATCCTCATCATACCGTCACCCCTCTAAATTATGGCAACTCATCTGGAGGTTACAAGTCCCAACAAAGCTGAGGCACTTCGTTTGGCGGTTATGTCAAAATGCAATTCCTTCAGCGGTGAATTTAGCTGACAGAAAGGTCATAACTGACTCGAGTTGTTCTATTTGCCACCAATCCCCGGAGACGCTTGAGCATTTATTTTTACTCTGCCCTTGGACTGCGGACGTTTGGAACCATAATCATATTCATATGAAAATCCAACCGCATCAAATAACCAGAATCGATGAATGGTTGTTTCCCTTACTGGCAGGTCAGCAGCAGGTGCCTTCCACGCAGTTCAAAGTACGAGTCCCGTCCGCCCCGCCGATCGTTCACCTACTCTG
It encodes the following:
- the LOC115731710 gene encoding MDIS1-interacting receptor like kinase 2-like encodes the protein MNLEGNEGLEYAAMETEANALRRSGWWPDFLKNNGSLAHCMWPGISCDDSGSIVNINITQQGQYGYDLEWDFSSMDFSLLSNLVFLGLHDSYLTNIFPLQICALPKLRHLNLSHNYITGEFPLCLQYLTTLEVIDIHSNRIDGPIPPELGNLKSLIHLDLSLNMLWGTIPPTLGHIDYIDLSYNDLTGKMPKNLAHVPYGSFVGNEGLQTIDGSRRMSRVDGSKRKSRAVLMVVLIPVMVISFIFCLVLGNLIIFRRRMKSMQSETVEKNGDFLSIWNYDGRIAYEDIINATEDFDIKYCIGTGGYGSVYRAQLPNGKIFALKKLHRLETEDPSLDKSFRNEVRHLTEVRHRSIIKLHGFCLHKRCMFLIYEYMERGSLFCVLRGDVEAVDLDWSKRLQIVRDMAHALSYMHHDCARPIVHRDISSNNVLLNNKMQAFLSIFGTARLVEPNFSSNLIANIAGTRGYIAPELAYTLVINEKCDVYSFGMVAMETIMGEHPGEIILMLPTLVTEDVMLHQILDPRLLIPRENSVARSIVLVVSLALACLSSDPKSRPTMKQVSEAFLAPKLVLAKPFHSISLAQLQGNNRGVWCEGGSTENSSGQQEEQSVDKMMMQIGERG
- the LOC125312956 gene encoding uncharacterized protein LOC125312956; amino-acid sequence: MRKAYDRIEWDFLQDCLLCMGFDTHWVTCIMSCVRSVSYGIKFNVQAGSFKGIQLNRHCPKLSHLLFADDSIFFLDGTLSDCQCLNQILNQYCYASGQAINLNKSGIYFSSGCPQSLRNTLAAELRVPELKKTGQYLGLPSDWGQTKRQLFSWILARVHRKLEGWKEKLFSMGGKEILIKAVVQAIPQYAMTVFKVPISVCRAIERRVAAFWWNSSDTRGLHWRNWDILKQHKQEGGLGFRDLRDFNMAMLGKTAWRLHEQPSSLWATIFKGLYFPRANFWEAKKGARPSWGWQSVLAGRDSIAPFVRWQVGNGERINVRSHSWLPSGSIGGQKQPEEPLMVAGLITPSFQWDVPLLRACFTPQIVQHILAIPLTPLIPEDRLVWAPATSGQYSVKTAYRQQQVPSTQFKVRVPSAPPIVHLLWQIWKARNGLVFRQRHPDPWHVVNIALANHLNFTRWNANISPAQHKQQQNGNTESRPLRWQPPPPGTPKLNVDGSFISGQATGVIAGILRDSRGRCIDGFAQSVQAADSEQVEAFACQKAIRFAVDRLTHNDVDLRTALTVVIESDCRNVIEDLTSLQQWLLSHHFAQPSSIPQQSSSWSSTPILLDCCCELDRAAHMFSFCFCPREANKTADWLCQAQRRNELPSDWPTSLPVVLSALLCSEAHPTCTFGTSFS